In Miscanthus floridulus cultivar M001 chromosome 5, ASM1932011v1, whole genome shotgun sequence, one genomic interval encodes:
- the LOC136450067 gene encoding beta-galactosidase 2-like: protein MAPAAPAGLAAFVVAVAVLAAAVLAAVTYDRKAIVVNGQRRILMSGSIHYPRSVPEMWPDLIQKAKDGGLDVVQTYVFWNGHEPSRGQYYFEGRYDLVHFIKLVKQAGLYVHLRIGPYVCAEWNFGGFPVWLKYVPGISFRTDNEPFKAEMQKFTTKIVDMMKSEGLFEWQGGPIILSQIENEFGPLEWDRGEPAKAYASWAANMAVALNTSVPWVMCKEDDAPDPIINTCNGFYCDWFSPNKPHKPTMWTEAWTSWYTGFGIPVPHRPVEDLAYGVAKFIQKGGSFVNYYMYHGGTNFGRTAGGPFIATSYDYDAPIDEYGLLREPKWGHLKELHKAIKLCEPALVAGDPIVTSLGNAQQATVFRSNTDACVAFLENKDKVSYARVSFNGMHYNLPPWSISILPDCKTTVYNTARVGSQISQMKMEWAGGFTWQSYNEDINSLGDESFATVGLLEQINVTRDNTDYLWYTTYVDVAQDEQFLSNGKNPMLTVMSAGHALHIFINGQLTGTVYGSVEDPRLTYRGNVKLWPGSNTISCLSIAVGLPNVGEHFETWNAGILGPVTLDGLNEGRRDLTWQKWTYKVGLKGEDLSLHSLSGSSSVEWGEPMQKQPLTWYKAFFNAPDGDEPLALDMNSMGKGQIWINGQGIGRYWPGYKASGTCGICDYRGEYDEKKCQMNCGDSSQRWYHVPRSWLNPTGNLLVIFEEWGGDPTGISMVKRTTGSICADVSEWQPSMTNWRTKDYKKAKIHLQCDHGRKITDIKFASFGTPQGSCGSYSEGCCHAHKSYDIFWKNCIGQERCGVSVVPGVFGGDPCPGTMKRAVVEAICG from the exons ATGGCCCCCGCGGCGCCGGCGGGCCTCGCCGCCTTCGTGGTCGCGGTTGCTGTGCTCGCCGCTGCGGTGTTGGCGGCCGTCACCTACGACCGCAAGGCCATCGTGGTGAACGGCCAGCGCCGGATCCTGATGTCCGGCTCCATCCACTACCCAAGGAGCGTCCCCGAG ATGTGGCCGGATCTGATACAGAAGGCCAAGGACggcggcctcgacgtcgtgcagacGTACGTCTTCTGGAACGGCCATGAGCCCTCCCGTGGACAG TACTACTTCGAGGGGCGGTATGATCTGGTGCACTTCATCAAGCTGGTGAAGCAGGCCGGACTCTACGTGCACCTCCGCATTGGCCCCTACGTCTGCGCCGAGTGGAATTTCGG TGGCTTCCCTGTTTGGCTCAAGTATGTCCCGGGCATCAGCTTTAGGACCGATAATGAACCGTtcaag GCTGAGATGCAGAAATTCACCACGAAGATCGTTGACATGATGAAGTCCGAAGGGCTCTTTGAATGGCAGGGAGGGCCAATAATCCTCTCCCAG ATTGAGAATGAGTTTGGGCCCTTGGAGTGGGATCGGGGAGAGCCTGCCAAGGCCTACGCGTCATGGGCAGCTAACATGGCGGTTGCACTCAACACAAGTGTTCCATGGGTCATGTGCAAAGAAGATGATGCCCCGGATCCAATT ATTAATACTTGCAACGGATTTTATTGTGACTGGTTCTCCCCAAACAAACCTCACAAGCCTACCATGTGGACTGAGGCTTGGACATCTTG GTATACAGGATTTGGTATTCCAGTTCCACATAGACCAGTAGAGGATCTAGCATATGGTGTTGCCAAGTTTATTCAGAAGGGTGGCTCTTTTGTTAATTATTACATG TATCATGGAGGAACAAATTTTGGGCGCACAGCTGGTGGTCCATTCATTGCAACTAGCTATGACTATGATGCTCCTATTGATGAATACG GCTTGCTGAGAGAACCAAAATGGGGTCACTTGAAGGAGTTGCATAAAGCTATCAAGCTTTGCGAACCAGCATTGGTTGCAGGAGACCCAATTGTAACTTCACTTGGCAATGCTCAGCAG GCAACTGTTTTTAGATCAAACACTGATGCTTGTGTGGCCTTCCTTGAGAACAAGGATAAAGTATCTTATGCTAGGGTATCATTCAATGGAATGCATTATAATCTACCTCCCTGGTCCATAAGTATTCTTCCAGACTGCAAAACAACAGTTTACAACACTGCCAGG GTTGGAAGTCAGATTTCACAAATGAAAATGGAATGGGCTGGAGGATTCACATGGCAATCATACAATGAGGATATAAACTCCTTGGGTGATGAATCATTTGCAACAGTAGGGTTATTGGAACAGATAAATGTGACAAGGGATAACACAGATTACTTATGGTATACGACATA CGTTGATGTTGCTCAGGATGAGCAGTTTCTCAGTAATGGGAAGAATCCAATGCTAACTGTTATGTCGGCTGGTCATGCTTTGCATATTTTCATTAATGGACAACTAACTG GAACTGTGTATGGAAGTGTAGAAGATCCAAGATTGACATATCGTGGAAATGTGAAACTTTGGCCAGGCAGTAACACTATTTCATGCTTAAGTATAGCAGTTGGTCTCCCG AATGTGGGAGAACATTTTGAGACTTGGAATGCTGGAATTCTAGGTCCTGTGACACTCGATGGCCTAAATGAGGGAAGAAGAGATCTCACGTGGCAGAAATGGACCTATAAG GTTGGTCTGAAAGGTGAGGATTTGAGTCTTCATTCACTTAGTGGTAGCTCTTCAGTAGAATGGGGAGAACCCATGCAGAAGCAGCCTCTGACATGGTACAAG GCTTTCTTCAATGCACCTGACGGCGATGAGCCATTAGCTTTGGATATGAATAGCATGGGTAAAGGTCAAATCTGGATAAACGGACAAGGTATTGGAAGGTATTGGCCTGGCTACAAAGCTTCTGGAACCTGTGGAATCTGTGATTACCGTGGAGAGTATGATGAAAAGAAGTGCCAAATGAACTGTGGTGACTCTTCTCAGAGATG GTACCATGTTCCTCGTTCATGGCTTAATCCAACGGGGAACCTTTTGGTTATATTTGAGGAGTGGGGTGGTGATCCTACTGGAATCTCGATGGTGAAAAGAACAACAGGGAGTATCTGTGCTGATGTCTCTGAATGGCAGCCATCAATGACGAATTGGCGTACAAAAGACTATAAGAAAGCCAAGATCCACCTCCAGTGTGATCATGGACGGAAGATAACTGACATAAAATTTGCCAGCTTTGGCACACCACAGGGCTCCTGTGGGAGCTACTCTGAAGGTTGTTGCCATGCACACAAGTCATACGACATATTTTGGAAG AACTGCATTGGTCAAGAGCGCTGTGGGGTAAGTGTGGTTCCAGGTGTATTTGGTGGGGATCCATGCCCTGGGACTATGAAAAGAGCTGTTGTTGAGGCTATATGCGGTTGA
- the LOC136452336 gene encoding 1-aminocyclopropane-1-carboxylate oxidase 1-like, which produces MTGPMEIPVIDLGGLNGGDEERSRTLAALHDACKDWGFFWVENHGVDAPLMDEVKRFVYGHYEEHLEAKFYASDLAKSLETHDVPTEGEGEEPSDKVDWESTYFIQHRPKSNVADFPEITPPCRETLDAYIAQMVSLAERLGECMSLNLGLPGGHVADTFAPPFVGTKFAMYPSCPRPERVWGLRAHTDAGGIILLLQDDVVGGLEFLRGGTDWVPVGPTRGGRLFVNIGDQIEVLSGGAYRSIVHRVGAGDQGRRLSVATFYNPGPDAVVAPAAREDADAAAALAYPGPYRFGDYLEYYQGTKFGDKDARFQAVKKLLCLPELA; this is translated from the exons ATGACGGGTCCCATGGAGATTCCGGTGATCGATCTCGGCGGCCTCAACGGCGGCGACGAGGAGAGGTCGCGGACCTTGGCGGCGCTCCACGACGCCTGCAAGGACTGGGGCTTCTTCTGG GTGGAGAACCACGGCGTGGACGCGCCGCTGATGGACGAGGTCAAGCGCTTCGTCTACGGCCACTACGAGGAGCACCTCGAGGCCAAGTTCTACGCCTCCGACCTCGCCAAGAGCCTCGAGACCCACGACGTCCCCACCGAAGGCGAAGGCGAGGAGCCCTCCGACAAGGTGGACTGGGAGTCCACCTACTTCATCCAGCACCGCCCCAAGAGCAACGTCGCCGACTTCCCGGAGATCACGCCGCCGTGCAGGGAGACGCTCGACGCGTATATCGCCCAGATGGTGTCTCTGGCGGAGCGCCTGGGCGAGTGCATGAGCCTCAACCTGGGCCTCCCCGGCGGGCACGTCGCCGACACCTTCGCGCCGCCGTTCGTGGGCACCAAGTTCGCCATGTACCCGTCGTGCCCGCGCCCGGAGCGGGTGTGGGGCCTGCGCGCGCACACCGACGCCGGCGGCATCATCCTGCTCCTCCAGGACGACGTCGTGGGCGGGCTCGAGTTCCTCAGGGGCGGCACCGACTGGGTCCCCGTTGGCCCCACCAGGGGCGGAAGGCTCTTCGTCAACATCGGGGACCAGATCGAGGTGCTCAGCGGCGGCGCCTACCGGAGCATCGTGCACCGCGTCGGGGCCGGGGACCAGGGCCGCCGCCTGTCCGTGGCCACGTTCTACAACCCCGGGCCCGACGCCGTGGTGGCGCCGGCGGCCAGGGAGGAcgccgacgcggcggcggcgctggcgtacCCCGGCCCCTACAGGTTCGGGGACTACCTCGAGTACTACCAGGGCACCAAGTTCGGCGACAAGGACGCCAGGTTCCAGGCCGTCAAGAAGCTGCTCTGTTTACCGGAGCTAGCTTAG